In Candidatus Kaelpia imicola, the following proteins share a genomic window:
- a CDS encoding WD40 repeat domain-containing protein: protein MAGLPNNKIVIRDKRGPVRILDLEENKVYSFGYKHSRRPGSEGTIEGIFDIIRNHAAVILPNGNIVLQMERGTLGHSWDCRSTYSLEVLDLEKGDTYTLESFPVDTSHWRPSSMDLRPINDGLFVEVGEKFIRIWDSKDKNNKVVFSLEEATIENFFPNNYIVARNTEGSIQIWNINTEKCVALFNDVSSVINITLEGYAVCTGDSGDIKIWNINKGELIGHYLNEDIVGASGEYIVSRGADGVLRIRDIGMVED from the coding sequence TTGGCTGGTCTTCCAAATAACAAAATAGTTATAAGAGATAAAAGGGGTCCAGTTAGAATTTTAGATTTGGAAGAGAATAAAGTATACTCTTTTGGTTATAAGCATAGTCGTCGACCTGGCTCAGAAGGTACGATAGAAGGCATATTTGATATTATAAGAAACCACGCTGCGGTTATTTTACCTAATGGAAATATAGTGTTACAGATGGAGAGAGGAACACTAGGTCATTCTTGGGATTGTCGGTCTACTTATTCATTGGAAGTTTTAGATCTAGAAAAAGGAGATACATATACTTTAGAGAGTTTTCCTGTTGATACCTCGCATTGGAGACCAAGCAGTATGGATTTAAGGCCAATAAATGATGGTCTTTTTGTTGAGGTAGGTGAAAAATTTATTAGAATTTGGGATTCAAAAGATAAAAATAATAAAGTGGTATTTTCTTTAGAGGAAGCTACTATAGAGAATTTTTTCCCCAATAATTATATTGTGGCTAGAAATACAGAAGGATCTATCCAAATTTGGAACATTAATACAGAGAAGTGTGTAGCGTTATTTAATGATGTTAGTAGCGTGATTAATATAACTCTTGAGGGATATGCTGTCTGCACTGGTGATAGTGGAGATATAAAAATTTGGAATATTAATAAGGGGGAGTTAATAGGGCATTATTTGAATGAAGATATTGTAGGGGCTTCAGGGGAATATATTGTTTCAAGAGGTGCTGATGGGGTGTTAAGAATTCGTGATATTGGTATGGTAGAAGATTAA